DNA sequence from the Vicia villosa cultivar HV-30 ecotype Madison, WI linkage group LG3, Vvil1.0, whole genome shotgun sequence genome:
TGTTACCATCAAATGTTAATTTAGAGTAGGTGACGTTTATTACATGTAATATTTTAACTAAGAACATCTTGGAAGaagtttttattttactttttttttagtaGATAGAACTTAGAATATTAAAACATagaacataaaacataaaacataaaacattaACAGTAAAACATAGAAAATAGAACATTAACATTGAAACATAGGACATACAACTGAGGATGCGACACACAGTAATACCACTGTAAATATTCATCAACTATCTCATAGGGGTATGCCACTGGTGCGGTGTCTCTGACCACATTGGCCACGCTGTGGTCATAGCCAATCCACTCCACAGCAATGTCATCATTGCTCAACGTATCAGCAGGAGGTGGAGGAGGAATATATTGATGAAGACAAAACTGACGAAGACACCTGTCAGGTAAGTATGGCACATGTACGTCACCCCAGACAAGAAAACCTCTGTACAAAGATAACTCGTCAAAAGGAAGGTGACGTTTGTGATCCTCGAATGTGCGCCATATAACGTCTGTAGGTGTCAACTGGTCCACCTTCATGGCTCCTTGCCTGTAGGACCATCTCATCGCCCGAGGAAGCCCAATATTTTCATATGGACGCCAGttaagaaattagatacccaataccttagggacatggcccagttaGCGGATagagttcgacaggtcgaacgcttgaaagcagaaaaggctagggctaacaaaagtcataagaaggaaaggatagcgtacgtcgaagtcgaagacgctgatgatgagtcttgcgatgactcatatagcctggaggaagtcgaaatagacttagcagaattaaaagaggcaccaccttatgcctgcaaactattaaatcctgcaaatggaaagaaccctgtagaaaatgataagaatgataggtttcctaagaaaacttatacatttgatattactaagtgtgatgaaatatttgatctattagtaaaagatggccaaatgatactacctcctaattccaaaattcctccgttggaacaacggaagaaaagaggtttctgtaaatatcatgggtttttaggccataaaacttcacaatgttttcttttcagggatctaattcaaaatgctatcaatgatggaaggttgaaatttgctgacaagaccaagagtcacatgagggtcgataccaatcccctaaacattgctgatgctagcctctgtgaggtagaagatatcaacatggtggaggtatCGGAGATCGAAGTGGCGGAAACTAAGGCAATGCTCaacggaaagcaggctactgaaagcctgaatgatgaaataatcttcaatactgagattgaagaagcttcccaaatagagatgactgaagcaccaaaagaagagagcaatgaggccactgaagacctcaggatgaaactccagaaaatccaaatctctgaagttgctCCAGCGGTGGtcaacatggttagcgccagacacccaacatctgagtttggcgaactagagacacggCTGACAAGGCAGAATGGGGGTATTAAAGTTCCTCTAAGagctgaaagcctcaaagactacctatggaattgccatgagagaaatggcggaaaacaatggatgtgcccaaggtgttcgatcatgctgaatcgaagaatcgaaaccaatttcgaaagggctcgacgtgaaagatgggaacacccagggagagaaccaaatcctttactacaagtgtacccaaggatggatgaaagcttattaggatttttgatcagatgccacaaggggaactctgaagttgcactctgccccagatgtggggcagcctatgatgagatgctagcacgatcatttgaacgtgtgcactgctccatgaatcaagaaactcaggggctaCGTCCTGACCTGTATGGTTTCGATGTATGGACCCCAACGAAGAGACCAgatagtccacaccctagagttcgaagggtaacgttcaaaatccctgcagatccacctagggatagatgggtacaagctgatgcaagaaccaacaaatggcgtagttgggaccaaggaggaagaaccgcaatggcatataggagacaatttcaaaggccaaatcgagagacatatcgattggagaactataagggaaaaaaccctatgtctcggtcccaatggaggaggcaccagaggatgaaaaaggcccagaaggaatatagaccaagagaaactggagaaactagcagcaaccaagtcccataccagggagcaaagtcaaacaaacctccggtggaacgtgcattgttcgaagctgaaaagctcttggatgaagaagataagATGCGGTCAAATTCCTGGAACGAAGAggacagaatgacaaatgattttgattctgatggagtctcgtctataaatttaaattgcaatgttgtgtccgtactccctcacgagtttaaccaagaaactgaggtagaagactgtgaggaggctgatatcgaagaaatggcaaaacacagacctgtgtgttactatgtgctaaataatggtgcagtcgaagagcagaatgctttcttcgagaggcctgatgagggtatgagaaatcatttgaaaccactctacattagggctaagattgagaatgttggcatcaataaagtcctagttgatgggggagcagcagtaaatttgatgccccagtatatgataaagagaattggcatgttcgatacggacataagaccacataacatggtcctgtctaactatgaaggtaagataggacaaacactgggagttgttcaagtcaatttgacagtaggctcagttaccagacccactatgttcatggttataccagcaaaagcaaactataacctgttgctcggaagggaatggattcatggggtagcagctgtaccctccacaatgcatcaaagggtgacaatctggagagaagatggcatagtagagaacatcgaaggtgatcagagttactatatggctgaagttaaccaggtaaataaatccaacttcgataggaatctggcaaatataggaccttgtcatactgcagaagagatgtacaccccaaataagaatgcattgtattatcTTACTTTGCACCCAaacggattccaatgggatagagagatcatggatggtccaacgGATACAGCACCTTTAGAAGATCATGcagcaatacggccaacaggctgggacgatgacattaatcatgtctgagtcttcattcttcgaaaggatttcggcctatgtggccgagaacaaacaaAAGGCGGCTCTCGAGGCCGAATTAGCAGATGTAAAGGTAGATACCATCCAAATCAAAGAAGAGATAGCAGAATTGGAGGTGCATACAGATTTCAAACACTCCAAAGATACGATCCTAGACGAAGAGATTATGGACGAaggatcaaaccaaagattagatgcaatatacgacgaagaacctttagggttcgaaaaagacccaatggcttctaatataaagatgttagcccaagatccactcgaagaagtaaacctCGGAGACAGGGATCAAAagaggataacatatatcagcgcgaaattagagccagaattaaaagcaacggtcatcaaaatgctgaaagaaaatagagattgctttgcttgggattatgatgagatgcctggtctaggaagggatctagtcgaattgaagcttccgataaaagaagggaagaaacctgtgaagcaaactcctagaagattcgcgccagagatccattcgaagattaaagcagaggtcgaaaggcttttacgttgcaagtttatccaaactacaaggtatgtcgaatggattgccaatatagtgcctgtaattaaaaagaatggctctttacgagtatgcatagactttcgtgatcttaatgcagccactcctaaagacgaatatcccatgcctgtagcagaaatgctggtagactcagccgcaggttttgagtatctaagtatgttggatggatactcaggatataatcagatctttattgcagaagatgatgtatccaagacagcgtttcgttgcccaggggcaataggcacttacgaatgggttgtaatgccttttggtttaaaaaatgctggggcaacttaccaaagagcaatgaactctatattccatgactttatagaaacattcatgcaagtatatatagacgaCATTGTGGTGAAATCTACTTCGggaatgagtcatctcgatcatttaaaccaatcattcgaaagaatgaggaaacacggattgaagatgaacccccttaaatgtgctttctttgtacaagcaggagatttcttgggtttcgtagtccataaaaagggaatagagatcaaccagaacaagacaaaagccatcatggaaaccaaatctccatccacgaagaaagagttacaatcattattgggaaagataaattttttaagaagatttatctctaatttgagtggacgcacgcaagccttctcgcctttactacggcttaagcaaggaaagttcgaatggcgtgctgaacatcaagaagctttcgatcagataaagcaatacttgacttgtccaccaatcttatctcccccaaatgggaagaaacacatgcgcctgtacatttcagcatcagacaaaacaataggcagcatgctggcacaagaagatgaaaatggcatcgaaagagccatttactacttaagtagagtactcaatgatgcagagactagatatactgctatagaaaaactctgcctttgtttgtatttctcttgtattaaacttaagtattatataaagccagttgatgtttacgtttcgtctcattgtgatgttattaagcatatgttatccaagccaatattacatagtcgaattggcaagtgggctttagccctaacGGAATATTCGCTAATATTccaacctctcaaggcaatgaaaggccaaattgtgtcagacttcattgtcgatcaCGCAGTGGtcgagaatcatcagcattacgtggacctaaaaccttggaagttgtacttcgatgggtcgacaca
Encoded proteins:
- the LOC131659688 gene encoding uncharacterized protein LOC131659688 — translated: MKVDQLTPTDVIWRTFEDHKRHLPFDELSLYRGFLVWGDVHVPYLPDRCLRQFCLHQYIPPPPPADTLSNDDIAVEWIGYDHSVANVVRDTAPVAYPYEIVDEYLQWYYCVSHPQLYVLCFNVNVLFSMFYC